A window of Zalophus californianus isolate mZalCal1 chromosome 12, mZalCal1.pri.v2, whole genome shotgun sequence genomic DNA:
AATATGACGGAACTTGatgaaaaggaagacaaaattagaaatgcaataataccaaaattaataaactatGATGATTACTGAAGTAACTGAAGAAAATCTAATCCCACTGAAGCTTCATTCTGAACTCAAAATATCATACTAAACCATTTAAAAAGTGTGTCTCGATTTTCAAGAAAGCTTACATGCTCTAGTTTGTTAATTGTAAAGTTTTTATAAAGTGGAGAGAATTTCTTCTGAAGCTATGTCCTTGTATCATTTGAATGTGTTAAGAAATTAAACCCAAGAAACAGATATGGTCAGGTAGAAATCGGCTGGGTTTCAAGGGTTGACATGCTTTAGTAAACGTTCTTGTGTtggtatgtttattttaaatgtttttatcagCTGTCCTTCCATCATTAATCGAGAATCCATTTATGTAATTCCCAAGTAGCCACTGGAACATTTACCTTTACacaaaaaatttaaggaaacacaagcaacaaCCATCTTCTCATTAACACGAGATTTTGCACACAGTGTAGCTATAGAGCTTCCTCAGATCTCGGCCAAAGCAAGTTTTCCTTGTTTGTTAAGTTTATatatctttgtgtatgtgtgtctccGCTATGCCTAGGGAAAATGCCTGTACTGTTTCTCTCTACAATAGTATTGCCCAAGTAAGCCATCATTTCAGGGACTGAGGGGGTGGGGATGTAGATAAGAAATCAGAGCAGAAAAAGGAAGGGTAGAGAGGTCTTTGTCCTGCAGTTTGCAGTTACTAAAGGATGCAGAAATCTAGCTGAAAACTTTAGACAGCAATTATCAAGATTCACCATCTGAGGTCTGTATATATTCCACTATCTCCTATACACAAGTGATTccttacaaccctgaggtcatggcaTTCAGAatactgtgatttattttaaaggttttatttagtcgagagagagagagagagagagagagagagagagagagagagagagagagagagagagcaagaggggatggagggggcagagggagacggagagagatcatctccacgctgggcatggagcccaccttagggctcaatcccaggaccctgagatcatgacctgagcctaaatcaagagttggatgcttaaccgactgagccacccaggcacccccagaatacTGTAATTTTTATGTGTAAATTAAGTAAATGAGGAATAGTTCTAAAGAAACAATCCAGAACAGGAAGCAAAAACTTCCTAGCCCTGAGAACTTGGCAAGTCATTAACTTCCGGTAGCCTGTACTCTCATATGTAAATGGGGAAATAATAATACTCTCTCACAGGGCACATATACATAGTAGGACTGATACCCTACTATATGTGAAATCATCAGAACACAAGGCATGTTAATTATACATCGAATCATTTATCTTTTCACCCTAACatcttaaagaaatgaaatagaaaccccataaaaatagtatttacttttctttggTGCACAGAAGCCCATACAAGTATCCTTGTCCGGGAACCTGTTCTTATTGCTGTGACACCCGCCAGATACGAATTTTTCACATGTCATGGAACTTAGATTGAAGAAATACTCTCCTGTGCGCGCTCCACACTGCCCCTCACTGACTTCCAACCTGCAAATTTTGGGAACTTCTAGGAAAAGGAGGGCATAAAACAATGCTAGTCAAAAATTAGCTTTCTTAGTATTATTTAGTATTACTTACTTTTAGTAAGTAATACTTAGTATTACTTCAAAACTTTACTGTATTTTCAGAAACAACTAAGGAGAAAACAGTATCACATTTAGTACTAGGATAGTAAATCCCCAAAAGACTTTTCCTTAATCCAGTtattcagctcttttttttttttttttttttttttttttttaaatagtggctCCAGACCTGAGTCAGGCAAATTCAGtggaaattctctttcttctctcaggGTGTTCTGATTTTTCTACATATGAAGTTAATCAAACTTATTCACAGGAATACATACACAGTTTTCCTTGGCTTAGTTCCTTGAATGGCAAAGTCCCATGTTTTGTTACTGGCCttcataaatacaataaatatgattaaaatgaaatagaaaccaggaTCATGAATCTCTCCTATATCCCTGTACTAACCCAAAACAAGTTTAGGTGTCAGGGGACAAAAGGAAAAGTTAGTTAGCTAAATCACACTTTAACAATAAAATCCGCTGAAAGTATTTCAGATTGATAGGTAATTGACACGAGGAAACGGTGCTCTCGAGGAGGCATAAAAACCATAGGTTTAGAACTAGTGATAAAGAGAAGTACCTATGTGGCACCCAATAATACATCATACTCCTGCATCATTATGCCCTACGGTGAACTCTTGCTCTGAGTCTGCGCGGACACTGAATTATGATAAATGCCACTTAGGAGAGAAATTTGTTAGCCAATGTATAAGTTAGCCTTACTTAATGTTTGAGAAAATGCAGGCTACAACTTACTGCGGAAAATGGGATCTGGGAAATTAAGTTACTAGCAGCCCTTCTGTGTAAGGAGCCGCGCAAGAATTCTGAGCTTGAGCTCGGCCACTTACTCTCTATCCTCCAGCAAGCTTCATTGCAGTCCTCCAAAGTTTCGAAATTGTTGGCGTTGCCCAGGCAGCCCCCGTAGAAGAACATGCGGCAGCTCTGCGTGTACCTGTCGTAGTAGTAACTGGGGATCCGGGCCCGGCACGGCCCCACGTCGGGGGACAGGAGGCAGATGTCTGCCTTGTTTCCTTCTGGAGGAGCAGGGGAGCCTGAGAGGGGGAATGAGGTCCGCCACGTCTCCGGGAAGGTAGAGGCTTCCCAGGGACTTCTGTCCCTCCGTTTCCCAGCCCAGGGGGGTTTGCCCAGAGAGAAAGTACAAACTTCGGCACGAGTGTCCCTTCCCGCGGCTCCTAGACGTGCCCTGTGCAACAGGGGCCCGGGGCAAGCGGGGCGGAGAGAGCGGGTGCAGGGGACCCCACAGCCTCAGCGCCCACGCTGCCTACCGTGGGGCGGAAGCCCGGCGCAAAGAGGGGGTCCCGGACCCGCCAATACCTGGCGCCTCCTGAGCACCGTTGCCCAGCGCGGTCCCGATCAGGAGCAACGGCAGAAGCAACAGCCTGAGGAGGCAAGTAGAGTCCATGCTGTCCGGTTTGAGTGGCCCTCGGGGCGAGGCGTTCCTTGAATGTGCCGGCGGGAAGAGGGTGCACGGAGTCCAGCCTCCAGGCAGCCTGGGTGCCGATGTGGTGGGTGCCTGCTTTATGTAGGGTGAGTGTCCTCCCGACCCCGGACGGGGCGGAGCGTGCCTGTGCAAAGCCCCGGAGGCTGATTCATGCCCCACAGGCTGTGACCCGCCGCAGCCCTGTGTTGGAAAGTGTGCGGGGGAGAGGAATTCCCCACCAGGTTGAACCTGCCTCCCAAACTTTCTCCTATCTTGGCCAGAGTGACTAGATGCGGCATTGTGACAGCGATGGGAAGTCGGCAAGCTAGAGGGAAATGACCTGGGGGTGATTGCACAAGGTTCCAACTTGCAGCATCACTTCATTATGAAAGCAGAAGTCCAAGTATTTGAAGGGCAGAGACAAAGTGTGAAATTCAGGGGACTGAGGGGAGCCTGGCTCTTTGCATAGATTCCTTTATTAGATTAGAAATTTaagtgtgtgtatttatttacatttatacatACGTACATATTTCAGTCgagatttaatttaataaaaggcTCATAGTGTATCTTAAGTGTGCAGCACCATTCCAATCAAGAATTAGAACACTTGCAGCACCCCAGAACGTTCTCTCATACCCTTTCCCAGTCAATCCTTCCAATCCCAGGTAGGGGCAACCACTTCTTATCACGGGAGATTGGTTTTGCCCTTTCTTGAATCTCAtgcaaatggaatcataaagtgTGTATTGTTTGTACTTCTTTTGCTCCACTCCTGTTTTAAAGACACACGATATTATTgcatagttcatttcttttaaatgctgAGTCCATTCTTCCAATGTATGAAGGTACTACAAATGTCCTGTTCctggacatttatgttgtttctagTGTGAgactgttatgaataaagctgctttgtGCATACATGCAGCTTTTATTACTCTTGGGTAAAATATCATGTTAAAAACTGCCACTTTTCCAAAATGATCATACCGTTTTATACTTCCCCGCCCCCATCAGCTATGTGTAAGTATTTGTGGCTCTGTTTGTTTGAGCTGGAACATGAAAGTCCATAGAAAGGTGGCCGTAGGGGATTCCAGATCAATCCCTTCCTGCACGTTTCCTAATTGTCAGTGCATTAACGTTCACTGTTCCTCTGACATCTTAGCCTGAGTCTGACTTTTTCTTTATACAAAGCAAATTATTTATGCTTGGATTTCACATGAAATATTGAAGCTGTTTTTGgcaaacattttaatgaattctCTTGATGACTGTGTCTTCCCCCCGTTTTTCCTCTTGTTGGATTTTCCTCTTGTTGTATTCTCAAGAGAATAATTATTCCTGGCTTCTCCTGAGGATCTGGAAGGAGTTTACAGGAGTTCCCTTCAAAGTTTCTGAGAAACCCTATGCTCACAGTGAGTTAATAGTCTGGgacattttggggcgcctgggtggctcagtcgttaagcatctgccttcggctcaggtcatggtctcagagtcctgggctcgagtcccacatcaggctccctgctcggcgggaagcctgcttctccctctcccactccttctgctagtgttccctctctctctgtgtctctctctatcaaataaataaataaaatctttaaaaaaaaaagtctgggacATTTTGCACACTCTATCCCTTGTGCCAGTTTTCAGTTATCCTGATGTCATGCCATAGAATCCTATTCCTAAGAAAACTAGCCTGTCCTGGAAATATTCAGTGTTACTGATGCTGTCAGATTACCAGGTATCTATGATTAACAGTCCAAGATGTAAGGACAAATGTTTAATAACCAGCTCTCACGAAGGGGGGGAGGATAAGAGGGGGTATGCTGATTTGTATAGTTTACTGGTTTCCGTGTTGTAAGTACTCCCAttatggccaatttcaagctaccggAATTGGAAATAGGTAGGTACAATCGGTTCGCCAGAGCCAGACTGAACTGGCTCTAGCATGCCAACCACTGAACTAGCCAGCTAGTTTTGGAAAGACGCATTCATGGAAGAATCACATGAGCCCCTCCCAAACATTAATAGGGGAGGGAAGTTTCACCAAACAGCCAGTATCACTTTCAGGAGAAAAGTTACTTCAACTtcaaattttcattcttctgaatatgattttcattcttctgaatatgattaaatatatcTCCCATATGGACTAAAATAAATTCAAGGACTGATTCAAACTTGTCACTCAGCATTGACTATTGTcacttttgttctttgttctcaGGTGCTGGTACTTTTTGATCATCTTTTGCTTCATATAAAAAGAGgaatcttttgtttgttttaagattttaattagttgacagagagagacatagcgagagagggaacacaagcagggggagtggaagagcccctcgctgagcagggagcccaatgcggggctcgatcccaggaccctgggatcatgacctgagccaaaggcagacgcttaacgactgagccacccaggcgccccaaaaaagaGGAATCTTTTGAATTAGGGCAGGCAATTTTGGGAAATTGCATGATGCAATGGGAAAATGAATTGTATTCCTTGCTCCTTTGGAGAGTCACataagctctctgagcctcagtttctttatctgtaaaatggatataatgaCTGTACTTTACATGggtgttatgaggattaaaggcCAAGCACCTAAGCACTCAAAGGGTTGGGCTTCAGCGGCTTACACACAGACATAGACTCCAGCCTGATTATCCATGTTTTGATTCCCATTGAGAGCCTTTGCACAAAACTTGAAGATGGAGTGTCAGCCACAGTCAGGAAACAGCACCGTGAACTGGCCTTGTAGGACTGGAGCCTGCGACATTGCTCTCACCAACGCTCCTCTTTGGCTGAGCTCAGAGGCCACCTCTCTGCCTAGGAAGCTGTCACACAGTCAGATGTAACTTCATGATGGTTTTTTCTGGGGAAATGAGCTTAGGGTTCTTTCAGCCACAGCAGAGTCCTTAGTCCTGCTAAGGACTCAGGATGCTCTGGAACacctggaggggaaggagagtgGGGAAACGGCCAAAATCAGGCTTTTCACCCCTCTGTGGTATAGAGTCTGCGGACACAGGGCAAAATTCATGTTCAGAGGTACTCCAGAAATGTTAACTTCCTTCCTTTATTCTATGCCAAATAGGGTGCATCTTTAACACCCCTGTGACAGGGAAGCAGAATTCAACAAGTGGGGACAGTTAGAAGTTTGAAATGACCAGGCCAAGTTATCAGGAAGGAAATTACACCTCTTAATGGCAAACCACTtgagtatttttatatccatGAAAAGGATATCTTCCAATGTAAGGGGAATCTAAATTTTCTGGGACTACTTTAAATTACTGAATTTATCCTTAGGACCATGTGGAAGGAGCCATGTGACCACTGCAACCAGCCTCCATAGGGATGTCACAGTACTTCTGTATCCTTAAACCAGTATCTAGGCCAAAAGGTTACCACAtagcaaaggaaaagaattccTTTATCCAAAGTCAACAGGAAGTGCAAGGCTGGAGGGAACTGCAAAGAACAGTCATCCAGATTGATTTGTCATTGTTACACCAAGTAATAGCTTTAGTGGCTGTGGCTAAAAATTGAGGTTCAAAATAGTTTGGAGTTCTGTGAAATAAGGCATGGAGTTCTCATAATTTGAGTGTTGAAGGAACTATAGATATCGTCTATTccactattttcattttacagaattATACATTGAGACCTGGTCATGTTTACTTACCTTAGTTGTTGGCAGAGCTGAGACTAGGACCGAGGTTCTTGATATTCAGCCTTGTATTCTTCCCAACATTCCCATACCTGGACTCTTTCTACTGTACCGAGACCTTAGAGCAGAACAGTAAATACCAGAATGAAAACACACAGAGGCTACAGTGATTTCAGGAACACCTGTGCATGTGTCAGATCCGTGCTTCTGTTCTTTCTCACCATCCCACTCCCggccctgtaaaaaaaaaaaaaaaagggggggggacgcctgggtggctcagtcggttaagcgtctgccttcggcccaggtcatgatcccggggtcctgggatcgagttccacgtcaggctccttgctgagcaaggagcctgcttctccctctgcctgcccctgtctctctctctctctcataaataaataaaaatcttaaaaaaaaaaagatatgaagttGATTTGGAATTTCCTAGAATTAGCTCCTAGAATTTCCAAGTCTGGGTATGATGTTCTATCTTCTGAGAGCCCCACATGCTTGGACAGTGATCGTGAATTTAAGGGGAGGATTGAGGCAGATGGTCGTCTTCTCTGTCAGACACCTTAGAGGGAGGTGGCATGTTTAGCTCATAAATGAATGAGGAGAATTGATCCCCAGTAATTTGgggatatatattatataacatagtCACTTACCGAGTTAACATTGATAACTCACCAATAAACAAAATTCTCACTGCCTGTTAGCTTAAgccaaaataaaatctgaagtgAGTCCAGCTGGCACGACCAAGAACTTTACACATTTGATAAGAAAGGCAGTTCATCTCTTCTGAGAGATTAGGGATCACGAGGATTTTGTTCAAGTTTAGGCAACTCCTTCACCGACAAGGTGTTTTTCAAGTGAGTTGGGTCACCTAGGAAATGTTTGCTCTAGTGCGCCCTCTGTCGGAAACAGAGTGCATCTGTGAGCATTGTATAATAAGGCGGAGCCACGTAACACGATGAGACATTCTCTATgcctaattttattattattattattctccttAGGGGGAATGATATAATGGGGTATTTAATGTGTCTCTTACCGTGGTCATTTTTTcgtccatatatttttaaaataagcagaatTACTATTTAATATGTGCCAAACCTGGGGCTAGGCGTTTGGAatacaaagacaaataacatgTAAGGATCTCATGGCACAATAGAGTAGACAGATGAACATCACATAACCCAATTGCAATATAGTGTTTTTAGTACAATATTAAAGATATGTACCAGGTTTTATGGGATCAtagaggaggaaataaaattttagaaagcgCTCAGTTCTAAACAAAAGCCAATCTACACAAACAGATCTAACATTATATCTTTTATGCCTATGGGACACAGAGACTCACTCCTTCAACAGCTGGTTGCTTTGGtcgtgtttttttgttttttttttttttaaggtgttgtGATTCTAGCAAAGCATTGCCTTCTGCAGGAAGGCAGAATCTCAGAAACCCCCTTTCTCTTCTACCTAGATGTAGGTTCACTCAACAGTCATGCCTACTTAAGAGGCAGACCATATTTCCTCTTACTCAGATTGCCACATACTTACCTCTGTAGGGCACCCAGAAGGTTGGGACAGAGTTTGGACTATTTTATCCAAGATGTTTCTGGCACAGTATGGCCTTACCACCTGCCCAGAATTTTAGCCTGGGCTACCAATCCACCAGAGAGTGGCATGTCAGGAAGgggggaaagacagagaaaattGCCCCTAATGTCTGTATATCATGTGGGAATAGCAATAACTATAATAATGAATATGACGTTGATTAAGAGTCTACATTGTACTTTGTGTACATTAACTCATTACATCTCCCACAATAACCACTGAGGGTGATACTTTATTCTCCCCACTCTGCAGATGAGCACTGAAACTTTAGGTGAATATGTGACTTGGTCAAAGCTACACAGTTAGCTCAGGCTGTCTGAATCCTGATGCGCTGGTCTCACTCACTGTACAAGCTTCTTTTTCTTACACATTAGTGGGGCCCGAAGTCAGGCTTATTATATGTAACACGTGCTCATGATCTTAGTTCAGTACCTGGACAGCTAGATTACAGACTTCTCACTCAAACATAAAGTTTATAATTAAGAACAAACAGATCACTACAATTTAAATACGTTGCTATAATGCTCTAAGAGAAACATCTGCCGAAGTTAATAATCAGATTAAAGGACTGAGAGAGTTAATCACTAAATCCTTACTTTCAGGGTTATATTTAGCAGAAAGTAATGGACCTTGACCTTTCAAGTATAAAGACACTCTTTCTTACAAAAATATTGTCACTTTTATACCCTAGCCCAAATCACATGTTATACATTACTTATGTGTCTGTCGTAAACCCTCCATATGTTCGTTTGTTCTAGTTTTATGTAGCAAAGCTTTTGTATCTTAAGTCACACGGAAGGGACAACCTAccatttgggggcagggggaggccatAGTTGCAGTTTGAAAGAGCAGTACCTCTCCTAAGACTCTTaccatttcactatttttttccctctcttgacTATTAGccaaggaaacaaactgagtcaAACTAAAATGTCTGTATTGGAAAAGAGTTGACTGCGCTGGCGTGGACTAGGTGTACCGAATGAGCCAGAGAAGTGTGAGCTGTTCCTACTAGCCCACGGGATCTCCGgcactctcttcccctcccttacAATCGAAGTCATGCCCTGGTCCAACCAGACACCCAACCCGGTAGCTCCTGCTCTGGATCCTTTCACCTCTTGCCTTCTTGAGGACTTCTCTCCTCTGCAACATCGGTTCTTTCAATAGTTGCCATTTGGAGTGCTctatctctgatttttttttttttccatcccgaACTTAAAGTTCATATTTGACTTTCTATCCCTTTCCTCTTAGAGCCTTATTTCATTGTTCCCTTTCCCAGCAAAACTTACCAGAAATGTTATCTGCCTCCACTtcttcatctccccttcccccctcccccattgcaCTCCAATTCAACTTCCACATTGGGAAGAGGAAGAATAGGAAGTGCTTCCGTCAAGAGCACCTCAATCATGTTGCCACGTCGCACTGGACCTCTCAATTCATATGACACCCAAAGCAGCTGCCGCAGAGGTCACCAAGGACC
This region includes:
- the TFPI2 gene encoding tissue factor pathway inhibitor 2 isoform X2 translates to MDSTCLLRLLLLPLLLIGTALGNGAQEAPEGNKADICLLSPDVGPCRARIPSYYYDRYTQSCRMFFYGGCLGNANNFETLEDCNEACWRIEKVPKICRLEVSEGQCGARTGEYFFNLSSMTCEKFVSGGCHSNKNRFPDKDTCMGFCAPKKIPSYCHSPKDGGLCSANVTRYYFNPRHKACETFTYTGCGGNDNNFVNMEDCTHACIKAVRKQKNKKMPKIVFAHRRVKTWKK
- the TFPI2 gene encoding tissue factor pathway inhibitor 2 isoform X1, with amino-acid sequence MDSTCLLRLLLLPLLLIGTALGNGAQEAPGSPAPPEGNKADICLLSPDVGPCRARIPSYYYDRYTQSCRMFFYGGCLGNANNFETLEDCNEACWRIEKVPKICRLEVSEGQCGARTGEYFFNLSSMTCEKFVSGGCHSNKNRFPDKDTCMGFCAPKKIPSYCHSPKDGGLCSANVTRYYFNPRHKACETFTYTGCGGNDNNFVNMEDCTHACIKAVRKQKNKKMPKIVFAHRRVKTWKK